One segment of Borreliella burgdorferi B31 DNA contains the following:
- a CDS encoding NCS2 family permease — translation MGKYVKGLFFQFKNSDINYKKEILAGITTFLSMSYIIAVNPAILSNTGMPIGALVTATCLTAAFSTILMGLYTNTPLALASGMSLNAFFAFSVVIGMNIPWQVALAAVFIEGLIFILLSFLRVREQIINSIPINLKYSISVGIGLFIAFIGFVSGGIIIKNDATLVGIGSFVDLKVLFTFLGLFFIVIFEQLNVRGSILWAICSVTAIAWIYAIFNLEGAQAIGIQLPSRILKFESIGPIFNQLDFSYVLNEHFWTFISIVFILLFNDLFDTVGILISVTTKGGMLDKNGKIPNAKKILLVDGIATTFGAIMGVSTVTTYIESFTGIAEGGKTGLTSIVTGTLFLFAVFFAPLFIAVPASATAAALIYVGFSMCREIIKIDFFNIRENISSFLIFFLIPLAYSISSGFFVGAAFYILVNVSFNFFSKEKIKISPVLLILCLIFIIKFIYGY, via the coding sequence ATGGGTAAGTATGTAAAAGGTTTATTTTTTCAATTTAAAAACAGTGATATTAACTATAAAAAGGAAATTCTTGCGGGCATTACTACTTTTTTGAGTATGTCATATATTATAGCTGTTAACCCAGCAATACTGTCTAACACAGGCATGCCAATTGGTGCACTAGTTACCGCAACCTGTCTAACAGCAGCATTTTCTACTATACTAATGGGACTTTATACCAATACGCCTTTAGCATTGGCTTCTGGAATGAGCTTGAATGCGTTTTTTGCATTTTCTGTAGTAATTGGGATGAATATACCTTGGCAAGTTGCATTAGCTGCTGTTTTTATTGAAGGACTAATTTTCATTCTCTTATCTTTTTTAAGAGTAAGGGAGCAAATTATAAACTCTATTCCGATAAATTTAAAATATTCTATTTCGGTTGGAATAGGGCTTTTTATTGCTTTTATTGGCTTTGTCAGCGGGGGAATTATCATTAAAAATGATGCTACATTGGTTGGAATCGGATCATTTGTTGACTTGAAAGTTTTATTTACATTTTTAGGATTATTTTTTATTGTAATTTTTGAACAATTAAATGTAAGGGGAAGTATACTTTGGGCAATTTGCTCAGTCACTGCCATAGCTTGGATATATGCAATCTTTAATTTAGAAGGTGCCCAGGCTATTGGAATACAACTTCCCAGCAGGATTTTAAAATTTGAATCCATTGGACCAATATTTAATCAATTAGATTTTTCTTATGTTTTAAATGAGCATTTTTGGACTTTTATATCAATAGTTTTTATTCTCTTGTTCAATGATTTATTTGATACTGTGGGTATTTTAATAAGCGTTACAACAAAAGGTGGCATGTTGGATAAAAATGGAAAAATTCCTAATGCAAAAAAAATATTACTGGTAGACGGCATTGCTACTACTTTTGGAGCAATAATGGGTGTTTCCACTGTTACTACTTATATTGAAAGTTTTACAGGAATTGCTGAGGGTGGAAAAACGGGCCTTACTTCAATTGTAACTGGAACATTATTTCTATTTGCAGTTTTTTTTGCCCCATTGTTTATTGCCGTTCCTGCTAGCGCAACTGCTGCAGCATTAATATATGTAGGATTTTCAATGTGTAGAGAAATAATTAAAATTGATTTCTTTAATATTAGAGAAAATATTTCCAGCTTTTTAATATTTTTTTTGATTCCTTTAGCTTATAGCATTTCTTCAGGATTTTTTGTTGGCGCAGCATTTTATATTTTAGTAAATGTATCATTTAATTTTTTTAGCAAAGAAAAGATTAAAATTTCTCCTGTACTGCTAATATTATGCTTAATTTTTATTATTAAATTTATTTATGGCTATTAA